A genomic stretch from Halopiger aswanensis includes:
- the gatD gene encoding Glu-tRNA(Gln) amidotransferase subunit GatD, whose amino-acid sequence MNPGDRVRVDREDRTYEGVVLPSSTDDHLVVKLEGGYNVGVDRDEAAVEVLAEDVYEIDGTDSMGADEDDEATSEIEFDEELPTISLISTGGTIASTVDYRTGAVTAQFDAEDVLRAVPDLAGRANYRGRVVANILSENMEPPIWQELAEAVHEEIEAGADGVVVMHGTDTMQYSAAALAFMLETPVPIVFTGSQRSADRPSSDNVMNAVSAVEAAKSDCAEVLVCMHGSESDDVCALHRGTRVRKNHTSRRDAFETVGAEPLGTVDYETEEIEFHRDYQQRGATDLEIEPELEEGVELLKFTPGMDPQFLDVVEGSAGLIIEGTGLGHVHTDLIPRIEELIDDGTTVVMTSQCLEGRVCDRVYDTGRDLLDAGVIEAGDTLPGTAKVKLMWALANSENVEEAMSTSLAGELQERSVPWE is encoded by the coding sequence ATGAATCCAGGCGATCGCGTTCGGGTCGACCGCGAAGATCGCACGTACGAAGGCGTCGTGCTCCCCTCGAGTACGGACGACCACCTCGTGGTGAAACTCGAGGGCGGCTACAACGTCGGGGTCGACCGCGACGAGGCCGCAGTCGAGGTGCTCGCCGAGGACGTCTACGAGATCGACGGCACCGACTCCATGGGCGCCGACGAGGACGACGAAGCAACCTCCGAGATCGAGTTCGACGAGGAGCTACCGACGATCTCGCTGATCTCGACCGGCGGGACGATCGCCTCGACGGTCGACTACCGCACCGGCGCCGTCACCGCGCAGTTCGACGCCGAGGACGTGCTGCGTGCGGTCCCCGATCTGGCGGGCCGCGCGAACTACCGCGGCCGCGTCGTCGCGAACATCCTCTCGGAGAACATGGAGCCGCCGATCTGGCAGGAACTCGCCGAGGCGGTTCACGAGGAGATCGAGGCCGGCGCCGACGGCGTCGTCGTCATGCACGGCACCGACACGATGCAGTACTCCGCCGCCGCGCTCGCCTTCATGCTCGAGACGCCGGTCCCGATCGTCTTCACGGGCTCCCAGCGCTCGGCGGACCGCCCGTCCTCCGATAACGTGATGAACGCCGTTTCGGCCGTCGAAGCAGCCAAGAGCGACTGCGCCGAGGTGCTGGTCTGCATGCACGGCTCCGAGAGCGACGACGTCTGCGCGCTCCACCGGGGAACCCGCGTCCGGAAGAACCACACCTCCCGGCGCGACGCTTTCGAGACGGTCGGCGCGGAGCCGCTGGGCACCGTCGACTACGAAACCGAGGAGATCGAGTTCCACCGCGACTACCAGCAGCGCGGCGCAACCGACCTCGAGATCGAGCCCGAACTCGAGGAAGGCGTCGAACTCCTCAAATTCACCCCCGGCATGGATCCCCAGTTCTTAGACGTCGTCGAGGGATCGGCGGGCCTGATCATCGAGGGAACCGGTCTCGGGCACGTCCACACGGACCTCATCCCGCGCATCGAGGAACTGATCGACGACGGGACGACCGTCGTCATGACCAGCCAGTGTCTCGAGGGCCGGGTCTGCGACCGCGTCTACGACACCGGACGCGACCTGCTGGACGCCGGCGTCATCGAGGCCGGCGACACGCTGCCGGGCACCGCGAAGGTCAAACTGATGTGGGCGCTCGCGAACAGCGAGAACGTCGAGGAGGCGATGAGCACGTCGCTGGCCGGCGAACTGCAGGAGCGCTCCGTTCCCTGGGAGTAA
- a CDS encoding DUF456 domain-containing protein, translating into MSDRSDEVTESRRDEDARSPEDVLAETERLLEETGSGSEGESGTGAAADTGSPSSGRSPSESLEDSLDGGLESDPLASESADASAAAGTDTGAPTADADSGSRLPSWMPFGGSSSATAPAGRRSSLRDRLTPSLSPSQYFSPKGFLAMLALVGAGLLVGWTVLPVAGRMIGMFATAFLVGLLASKRRYLEMTAAGVSVGAVSSLVTHAFFAVAGSAQAVLAVGATVGLVASLVGYYFGRDLRDGLARDIE; encoded by the coding sequence ATGAGCGACCGTTCGGACGAGGTCACCGAGAGCCGGCGGGACGAGGACGCCCGCTCGCCCGAAGACGTCCTCGCGGAGACGGAGCGACTGCTCGAGGAGACCGGAAGCGGCAGCGAGGGCGAGAGTGGAACCGGCGCGGCCGCAGACACCGGTTCCCCCTCGTCCGGACGGTCACCGTCCGAGTCACTCGAGGACTCGTTGGACGGAGGGCTCGAGTCCGATCCGCTTGCGAGCGAGTCAGCAGATGCGAGCGCAGCTGCAGGGACGGACACCGGGGCACCGACCGCCGACGCGGACTCGGGGTCGAGGCTGCCGTCGTGGATGCCGTTCGGCGGGTCGTCGAGTGCAACTGCACCCGCCGGCCGGCGCTCGTCGCTTCGCGACCGCCTCACGCCCTCCCTCTCGCCGAGTCAGTACTTCTCGCCGAAGGGGTTCCTGGCGATGCTGGCGCTCGTCGGCGCCGGTCTGCTGGTCGGCTGGACGGTGCTCCCCGTCGCCGGCCGGATGATCGGCATGTTCGCGACGGCCTTCCTCGTCGGCCTGCTGGCGTCGAAACGGCGCTACCTCGAGATGACCGCCGCCGGCGTCTCGGTCGGCGCAGTCTCGTCGCTGGTAACCCACGCCTTTTTCGCGGTTGCGGGGTCGGCCCAGGCCGTCCTCGCGGTCGGCGCGACGGTCGGGCTGGTCGCCTCGCTCGTCGGGTACTACTTCGGCCGCGACCTGCGCGACGGGCTGGCTCGCGATATCGAGTGA
- a CDS encoding ArsR family transcriptional regulator, which translates to MDSAALLDLLGNENRRRILRLLARKPCYVTEISEYLGVSPKAVIEHLRKLEDAGLIESHVDEQRRKYFHIARNVRLEVNVSPYGFASKSAYPANSSFDITTCRHLTLDVSWSDTDDLDELLRALEDLEQLENELSLAQRWVQGRLCDVLDQISENVGAGPESRIYADLLASIRSEPKSVGDLSEEIDAPREVVAELLESMADEGIVRRTERGWELTTETDA; encoded by the coding sequence ATGGACTCCGCCGCGCTGTTGGATTTACTGGGGAACGAAAACCGGCGGCGAATTCTCCGGTTACTCGCTCGCAAACCGTGCTACGTAACCGAGATATCCGAATATCTGGGAGTGAGTCCGAAAGCGGTCATCGAACACCTGCGCAAGCTCGAGGACGCGGGCCTGATCGAGAGCCACGTCGACGAGCAGCGCCGCAAGTACTTCCACATCGCCCGGAACGTCCGGCTCGAGGTGAACGTCTCACCCTACGGGTTCGCGAGCAAGAGCGCCTATCCCGCGAACAGTAGCTTCGACATCACGACCTGTCGACACCTCACGCTGGACGTTTCCTGGAGCGACACCGACGACTTAGACGAGTTACTGCGCGCGCTCGAGGACCTCGAGCAACTGGAGAACGAACTCTCGCTCGCCCAGCGGTGGGTGCAGGGGCGGCTCTGCGACGTGCTCGATCAGATTTCCGAAAACGTCGGCGCCGGCCCCGAGAGTCGCATCTACGCGGATCTGCTGGCGAGTATTCGATCGGAACCGAAGTCGGTCGGGGACCTGAGCGAGGAGATCGACGCTCCCCGCGAGGTCGTCGCGGAACTCCTCGAGTCGATGGCCGACGAGGGGATCGTCCGGCGGACCGAACGCGGCTGGGAGTTGACGACCGAGACGGACGCGTGA
- a CDS encoding DUF5802 family protein, with product MFEVFSRSYYLGRLYVTPTDRDRALMQREQHERINEEVYTSGEGLEPLDSPLVMKLESQHFPVHGDEGVPANTLALPESLLEGTEIRNPPTLREVFLARRERARQLLEYAGGWEPGPSAVPDTDDYPSAGT from the coding sequence ATGTTCGAAGTGTTCTCACGGAGCTACTATCTCGGTCGTCTCTACGTGACCCCGACCGATCGGGATCGCGCACTCATGCAGCGTGAGCAACACGAGCGGATCAACGAGGAGGTCTACACGAGCGGCGAGGGCCTCGAGCCGCTGGATTCGCCGCTGGTGATGAAACTCGAGTCCCAGCACTTCCCGGTCCACGGCGACGAGGGCGTGCCGGCGAACACGCTCGCGCTCCCGGAATCGCTGCTCGAGGGCACGGAGATCCGAAACCCGCCCACCCTACGGGAGGTGTTCCTGGCGCGGCGCGAGCGAGCGCGACAGTTGCTCGAGTACGCCGGCGGCTGGGAGCCGGGACCGTCGGCGGTGCCGGATACTGACGATTATCCGAGTGCTGGGACCTGA
- a CDS encoding Vms1/Ankzf1 family peptidyl-tRNA hydrolase, which yields MFDLDALLGRAELKERIDELEDETERLRERYEAESERRADAARARQEAEEELNRLEDRIAQLEGELEQVDDDGPSGVTVRRRERLRGRRLEDVLDRLETLRTDAEGALTTVIDEDADRDDLDGDLTDLLGERTTLLADAAPCVCCVDDAGLVSVALEPPVLPDDRELGWNDRFSLEREWFLPTGRYALALVRTDLFALGIYEDGERVDYRGFESDVKGSHSKGGFSQARFERLRNEQIDEHLDECRETLEASVGAQAGDAAVDRLFLVGQRGVVDTLVEESGPALEPDATAAVDATGDPKPALEDAHHSFWTTDLHVL from the coding sequence ATGTTCGACCTCGACGCGTTGCTCGGCCGCGCCGAACTCAAGGAGCGCATCGACGAACTCGAGGACGAGACCGAACGACTGCGCGAGCGCTACGAAGCCGAGTCCGAACGCCGAGCCGATGCCGCACGAGCAAGACAGGAAGCCGAGGAGGAACTCAACCGACTCGAAGATCGGATCGCCCAACTCGAGGGCGAACTTGAACAGGTCGACGACGACGGTCCCAGCGGCGTCACGGTCCGGCGACGCGAGCGCCTCCGCGGACGGCGACTCGAGGACGTGCTGGATCGGCTCGAGACGCTCCGCACTGACGCCGAGGGCGCGCTGACGACCGTCATCGACGAGGACGCCGACCGGGACGATCTCGACGGCGACCTCACCGACCTGCTGGGCGAGCGAACCACCCTGCTCGCGGACGCCGCCCCCTGCGTCTGCTGCGTCGACGACGCCGGCCTCGTCTCGGTCGCACTCGAGCCGCCGGTCCTTCCCGACGACCGCGAACTGGGCTGGAACGACCGGTTCAGCCTCGAGCGCGAGTGGTTCCTGCCGACCGGCCGCTACGCGCTCGCGCTGGTTCGGACCGACCTCTTCGCGCTCGGGATCTACGAGGACGGCGAGCGAGTCGACTACCGCGGCTTCGAGAGCGACGTGAAGGGCAGCCACTCGAAGGGCGGCTTCTCGCAGGCCCGCTTCGAACGACTCCGCAACGAGCAGATCGACGAGCACTTAGACGAGTGTCGGGAGACGCTCGAGGCGTCCGTCGGCGCGCAAGCAGGCGACGCAGCCGTCGACCGACTCTTCCTCGTCGGCCAGCGCGGCGTCGTGGACACGCTGGTCGAGGAATCCGGGCCCGCCCTCGAGCCCGACGCCACCGCCGCAGTCGACGCGACCGGCGATCCGAAGCCAGCGCTCGAGGACGCCCATCACTCGTTCTGGACGACGGACCTGCACGTACTGTGA
- a CDS encoding DUF1611 domain-containing protein: MAIAILAHEKFPHRAKTALGVLRYGDYDVAAVLDRDNAGKRVADFVPDVQDAPIVAGTDDLERDEIDTLLIGISPIGGEFDESWREDVETALEYGCDIVSGLHYFLAEDEEFARLAEEHGCELRDVRKPPEDLTVSEGVAGEVDAEVILTVGTDCSTGKMTTTMELARNARDAGYDAAVIPTGQTGIMIEGWGNPIDRVVSDFTAGAVEEMILEKGDEHDYLFVEGQGSIVHPAYSAVTCGILHGAMPDKLVLCHNAGQEAIHGYESFELPAVSTYVDLYESLSAPVSDAEIAAGAINTSSLEDDDAAADAVAEYADELDAPATDVIRFDTDDVLEALLEG, translated from the coding sequence ATGGCAATCGCGATTCTCGCCCACGAGAAGTTTCCCCACCGGGCAAAGACCGCACTCGGCGTGCTCCGATACGGCGACTACGACGTCGCCGCCGTGTTAGACCGCGACAACGCCGGCAAGCGCGTCGCCGACTTCGTTCCCGACGTGCAGGACGCGCCGATCGTGGCGGGCACCGACGACCTCGAGCGCGACGAGATCGATACCCTGCTGATCGGCATCTCCCCGATCGGCGGCGAGTTCGACGAAAGCTGGCGCGAGGACGTGGAGACGGCTCTCGAGTACGGCTGCGACATCGTTTCGGGGCTGCACTACTTCCTCGCCGAGGACGAGGAGTTCGCCCGCCTGGCCGAGGAACACGGCTGCGAACTGCGAGACGTGCGCAAGCCGCCCGAGGACCTGACGGTCAGCGAGGGCGTCGCCGGCGAGGTCGACGCCGAGGTGATCCTCACCGTCGGCACCGACTGCTCGACCGGCAAGATGACGACGACGATGGAACTGGCCCGCAACGCCCGCGACGCGGGCTACGACGCCGCCGTGATTCCGACGGGGCAGACCGGCATCATGATCGAAGGCTGGGGGAACCCGATCGACCGTGTCGTCTCGGACTTTACGGCCGGCGCCGTCGAGGAGATGATCCTCGAGAAGGGCGACGAGCACGACTACCTCTTCGTCGAGGGGCAGGGCAGCATCGTCCACCCCGCCTACTCGGCGGTCACCTGCGGCATCCTCCACGGCGCGATGCCCGACAAACTCGTCCTCTGCCATAACGCCGGCCAGGAAGCCATCCACGGCTACGAGTCGTTCGAACTGCCCGCGGTCTCGACCTACGTCGATCTCTACGAGAGCCTCTCGGCCCCCGTCAGCGACGCTGAAATCGCCGCGGGCGCGATCAACACCTCGAGTCTCGAGGACGACGACGCGGCCGCGGACGCGGTCGCCGAATACGCCGACGAACTCGACGCACCGGCGACGGACGTCATCCGCTTCGACACCGACGACGTGCTCGAGGCGCTGCTCGAGGGCTGA
- a CDS encoding dipeptide epimerase, which translates to MADSDPALETSFERHALPLEHPFGISRGTRSETEAVTVRVEDGDGNVGIGAAGPSAHYGETAATVEAVLPDLLAVVEEVGDPHQLARIERRMRETVERNPAARTAVSIACHDLVAKRLEVPLYRYWGLDPAETLETSYTIGLDDLETMREKTETALERGYGRLKVKLGTDRDIEIVETIRSVAPEVDLFVDANEAWTPREAVSRIERLAEYDLEFVEQPVPAENPEGLRFVSERSPLPIAADESCVTLEDVPRIADRCDIANLKLMKCGGLREARRMIHTARAHGLEVMLGCMTESNASIAAACHLAPCLDYADLDGALLLAEDPYDGVPMPDGRIDLEGLDRSGTGARLE; encoded by the coding sequence ATGGCAGACTCGGACCCCGCCCTCGAGACGAGCTTCGAACGGCACGCGCTCCCCCTCGAGCACCCGTTCGGCATCTCGCGCGGGACGCGATCCGAAACCGAGGCCGTGACGGTCCGCGTCGAAGACGGGGACGGGAACGTGGGAATCGGCGCCGCCGGCCCCTCCGCGCACTACGGGGAGACCGCGGCGACCGTCGAGGCGGTGCTGCCCGACCTGCTGGCGGTCGTCGAGGAGGTCGGCGACCCCCACCAGCTCGCGCGGATCGAACGCCGGATGCGCGAGACGGTCGAGCGCAATCCGGCCGCGCGGACCGCCGTGAGCATCGCCTGCCACGACCTCGTCGCGAAGCGACTCGAGGTACCGCTCTACCGGTACTGGGGCCTCGACCCCGCCGAGACGCTCGAGACTTCCTACACGATCGGCCTCGACGACCTCGAGACGATGCGCGAGAAGACCGAAACGGCGCTCGAACGCGGCTACGGCCGGCTCAAGGTCAAGCTCGGCACCGACCGCGATATCGAGATCGTCGAGACGATCCGCTCGGTCGCGCCCGAGGTCGACCTGTTCGTCGACGCCAACGAGGCCTGGACGCCCCGCGAGGCGGTCTCGCGGATCGAACGGCTCGCCGAGTACGACCTCGAGTTCGTCGAACAGCCCGTCCCCGCGGAGAACCCCGAAGGGCTGCGGTTCGTCTCCGAGCGCTCGCCGCTCCCGATCGCGGCCGACGAGTCCTGCGTCACGCTCGAGGACGTGCCGCGGATTGCGGACCGCTGTGACATCGCGAACCTGAAGCTGATGAAGTGCGGCGGGCTGCGGGAGGCCCGGCGGATGATTCACACTGCACGCGCGCACGGCCTCGAGGTCATGTTGGGCTGTATGACCGAATCGAACGCCTCGATCGCGGCGGCCTGCCACCTCGCGCCGTGTTTGGACTACGCCGACCTCGACGGCGCGCTGTTGCTCGCCGAAGACCCCTACGACGGCGTGCCGATGCCCGACGGCCGGATCGATCTCGAGGGGCTCGATCGGTCGGGAACCGGCGCGCGGCTCGAGTAG
- a CDS encoding ATP-binding protein yields MIVVICGPPGAGKTTLTNRVRERLETRDVPVAVETLHSDDFSSRTYDQLYERARDATAEITLVDGTFYRREWQTQFRTLPEVRVVHVTASLETCLERNRTRADPIAEQGVHVVYREFDEPDAEVTIDTDRQSVPEAVDRILIALEEWGWLESKPDVSR; encoded by the coding sequence GTGATCGTCGTCATCTGCGGGCCGCCGGGCGCGGGTAAAACGACGCTGACGAACCGCGTCCGGGAGCGACTCGAGACCCGCGACGTCCCCGTTGCCGTCGAAACCCTCCACTCCGACGACTTCTCGAGTCGAACCTACGACCAGTTGTACGAACGGGCCCGAGACGCAACCGCCGAGATCACGCTCGTCGACGGCACCTTCTACCGCCGCGAGTGGCAGACGCAGTTTCGAACGCTTCCCGAGGTCCGAGTCGTCCACGTCACCGCGAGCCTCGAGACCTGCCTCGAGCGCAACCGAACCCGGGCGGATCCGATCGCGGAGCAGGGCGTCCACGTCGTCTACCGGGAGTTCGACGAGCCGGACGCCGAGGTGACGATCGACACCGACCGGCAGTCCGTCCCCGAAGCTGTCGATCGGATTCTGATCGCACTCGAGGAATGGGGCTGGCTCGAGAGCAAACCCGACGTCTCGAGGTAA
- a CDS encoding NAD-dependent epimerase/dehydratase family protein gives MADESSVSASTPDLEPEFDHDVETALVTGATGDVGSWVIDRLADRGTHVVGVDLEQPDGVRANADFRAVDLTEQAPTWETICEVEPDAVVHLAAISDPLDNPATRVFENNVTSTYNVLQAAGREGIDVVWSSSQAAYGALFASGEWQPDALPIDEAHEQRPGDSYGLSKRCGEAIARATARRYDVSITTIRPATIFTPEKARARPAEDDSDLTTVESGGDFGSYVDVRDMARLVEAALAADRDGHEAFHCVADENYLGRPTAELVEAICGDLPADCTLEGKEAALSNAKAAAVLGWEPTHSWPDSGADGEGDAPGAGEPTWR, from the coding sequence ATGGCCGACGAATCATCGGTTTCGGCATCGACACCGGACCTCGAGCCGGAGTTCGACCACGACGTCGAAACGGCCCTCGTAACGGGTGCAACGGGGGACGTGGGATCCTGGGTGATCGACCGGCTCGCCGACCGCGGCACGCACGTCGTCGGCGTCGACCTCGAGCAGCCCGACGGCGTCCGGGCCAACGCCGACTTTCGGGCCGTGGACCTGACCGAACAGGCGCCGACGTGGGAGACGATCTGCGAGGTCGAGCCCGACGCGGTCGTCCACCTGGCTGCGATCTCGGATCCACTGGACAACCCCGCGACGCGGGTTTTCGAGAACAACGTGACGAGCACGTACAACGTCCTGCAGGCGGCCGGCCGCGAGGGGATCGACGTCGTCTGGAGCTCCTCGCAGGCGGCCTACGGCGCGCTGTTCGCGAGCGGCGAGTGGCAACCCGACGCCCTGCCGATCGACGAGGCCCACGAGCAGCGACCCGGAGACTCCTACGGGCTGTCGAAACGCTGCGGGGAGGCGATCGCTCGAGCGACGGCCCGCCGGTACGACGTCTCGATCACGACGATCCGACCGGCGACGATCTTCACGCCCGAGAAGGCGCGGGCGCGGCCGGCGGAGGACGACTCCGATCTGACGACCGTCGAGTCGGGCGGCGACTTCGGATCCTACGTCGACGTTCGCGATATGGCCCGGCTGGTCGAAGCGGCGCTGGCGGCCGACCGCGACGGCCACGAGGCCTTCCACTGCGTCGCGGACGAGAACTACCTGGGCCGGCCGACCGCCGAACTCGTCGAGGCGATCTGCGGCGACTTGCCGGCCGACTGCACCCTCGAGGGGAAGGAGGCGGCGCTCTCGAACGCGAAGGCGGCCGCGGTGCTCGGCTGGGAGCCGACGCATTCGTGGCCGGATTCCGGCGCTGACGGCGAGGGCGACGCGCCGGGGGCTGGCGAGCCGACCTGGCGCTAA